ATGGCTGCCGCAAGTTGTGCACCAAACAGGCTGGAACCCAAAATCCAGATAGGCACTTTCAGACCATGCCCGGGTACGGCGCGTACTGCCTGCTGTGATTCTTCACTGAGATAATCCATGAGTTCAGCCACATCCTGCGGGAACTCATCTGCATCGCTGGATAGGTTGCGGCGCAAGGCGCGGGCAGTGCGCTGGTCTGAGCCTGGTGCACGCCCCAGACCCAGGTCTATGCGGCCAGGGTAGAGCGATTCCAATGTGCCAAATTGCTCCGCGATAACGAGTGGCGAATGATTTGGCAACATGATACCGCCAGCCCCCACGCGTATGCTTTTGGTACCGCCAGCAATATGACCTATCAGTACAGAGGTGGCTGCACTGGCAATGCCAGGCATGCCGTGGTGTTCTGCCAGCCAGTAACGCTGATAGCCCCAGCTCTCGCCATGTTGCGCCAGGCTGAGGGAATTGCGGAAAGATTGCGCAGCATCACTGCCTTCGGCAATTGGTGACAGATCAAGTATGGATAAGGGATATGGAGAAGACATAGCCTGCAATTTCAAATGGAGAGAAAACCATTATGGGTGAAATCGCGATTCTCTGTTGGCAGGCTCAATTTTCTTACGATTGTTGCAAAATTAATTGAGCTGCTTGTGCCAGTTATTTTAATGCCGGTCTGCGTCTGGTAGGGTGCGCCGTGCGCACCATTTTTTTTCGTCGGCAAGGACAACGGTGCGCACGGCGCACCCTACCAATTTACGCAGTCTTCTTCATCACGGTATCCAGCAACAGACGGTCAAGCACCGAGAAATCCATATCGCCAGTACTGCTGGTCCTGACACTGTCCAACCTTTCCAGCTGGCTTTCAATAAAACCGTTAATGACAGGCATGGGGACTGATAATTCTGATTCCTTGGCGCGCCGTTTGATGACAAGCAATTCGGCGATGGCTGCCAGCAATTCCTGGTCTTCAACAGTCGCATCCACCATGTCCTGAAAACGCATGGGCACGGGTCCCAGGTCCCGTTCTATCCACAAACAAGCCAGCAAAGGGCGCAATACATACAGGTATTTTTTCAGCTTGACCATTTCGCCTTGCAAGTGCTCGCGATAGTTTTTGCTGGCCATGTGCAGGTAATGGTAGTAAGCCCTTTCCGGCCTGTGCACTTCTCTTGCTGCCGCCTGCAAGGCTTGCAGAAAACCCGGATCAGCGGCATACACTACCGGTGAAGACAACCACTCTATCAAGGTCGCATTGCCATTGCGCAGCAAGCCCAGGGCCTTGCGCACATCCCAGCCGCTGACATCATAGACTTCATTGACAGGCAATTCGATAACATCGCGCCCAGGGAAGACCGTCAGGTACCAATCGAGCTTGTTGGCATAGATAAAGCGCACATCATAATCACTGTCAGGTGAGGCAAAGCCCCAGCCACGGCTGCCTGATTCGCAGGCAAACAAGACTTTGACATCATGCATCTGCTCTATGCGCTGCAGGGTAGCATTGATCTCTGCGCGTATCGCCGGGTCTATGGGATGTTCTTGTTCTTCCATTGGCTGGGTCGTCGTGTTCATGGTGATCTTTGATAATGGTTTTGCAAAAAATGATACATGTTTTCAGTCTGGCAATTTGTAAGGAAATGCAATTCGTATTGTCGGCACAGGATTTCAAGACTAGCCTGATTTTCCCGTGCCGTATGCCAAGAATAAAATCATGCTACCAAATTACTCAGCAAAACTGTCTGCTCTCGCACTGATATTGACTCTCGCCGCTTGCGGAGGCGGTTCTGCGCCTGCCAATACGGGCACGACTGGCACAGGCACAACGGGTACTGGTGGCACTACAGGCACAACAGGAACCACGACTGCCACTGCGCCAGTGATCAATAGCTTCAGCGCCAATCCTGCCAGCATCAATACCGGGTCAAGTACGCAACTGAGCTGGACAGTCACTGGTGCGACCAGCCTGACGCTGAATGGTACTACGCTTACTGGCAACAGCCTCGCAATCAATCCGGCTACGACCACGACTTATACGCTGACAGCCAGTAATTCTGCCTGCAGCACAGCCTGCAATACCAGCGCTACGGTCACAGTGACTGTGAACAGCGCAGGTACAGGTAACACGGCAGGCAATGCAGTGTATGGCGATTTGCGCAAGGCTGACCTCGGTGCCGGTGCCAATCTGAATGGCAGCCTGCCTTTCCCTGCCAATAATGCGTGGAATACGGATATCTCGACTGCGCCAGTCGATCCTGCATCCGACGCACTGATTGCCAGTATAGGCCTTGGTACAGGCTTGCACCCTGATTTTGGTGCTGGCCTGTATGACGGCTCACCGATAGGCATACCCTATGTCGTTGTCGCTGGCAGCCAGCCCAAGGTCAGTGTGCAATTTACCGACTATGGCAATGAGAGCGACCCCGGCCCTTATCCCATACCAGCCAACGCACCGATAGAAGGGCAAAAAGCCAACGGCAGCAGCTTTGATGGCGACCGCCACGTCCTCGTCATAGACCGTGATGCCAATCGTCTGTATGAAGTCGGCAATGCCTACCCACAAACAGGCGGTAGCTGGAAAGTCAGTGGGGGTGCGATATTCGACCTGACATCCAATATAGTCAGACCCGGTGGCAAACCAGGCTGGACCAGTGCCGACGCAGCAGGTCTGCCCATCTTCCCCGGCCTGGTACGTTATGACGAAGCTGCCAGCGGCGTTATACGGCATGCCTTCCGCTTTACTGTCAGCCGCACCCGCCGCGCCTATGTGCCACCAGCGACGCATTACGCTTCATCGAACACCAGCAATACCCTGCCACCCATGGGCATGCGCGTGCGCCTGAAAGCGAGTTACCAGATACCTGCGAATTTTTCAAATGAGAGCAAAGCCATCCTGCAAGCCATGAAAACCTATGGCATGCTGGTGGCAGACAATGGTTCCAACTGGTACATCAGCGGCGCACCAGATGCACGCTGGAATAACAATAAACTGTTGTCAGAACTAGGCAGTGTCAAAGGCAGCAGTTTTGAAGTAATCCGCATGGACGGCCTGGTTACCCCCTGATTGCGCAGGCAGCCTTATTGGGAAGTTCATGACGGCCTGAGTGCAGCCGCTTCCTTTAAAAACCTGGCTTTGACAGTATCAGAATCAGCTTCAAGAAAGAAGTTTTCAAAGCTGGTTTCATCTATAAATGAATGACGCACTTGCGCCATTAACTCGCCTAGCCGTTTGCCAGACAGACCGGTGATGTCAGCCGCAAGTTCACCATTGAATTGTTGTTTCAATCGTTTCTTGCGAGCGTATTTTTCC
This is a stretch of genomic DNA from Undibacterium sp. KW1. It encodes these proteins:
- a CDS encoding LLM class flavin-dependent oxidoreductase encodes the protein MSSPYPLSILDLSPIAEGSDAAQSFRNSLSLAQHGESWGYQRYWLAEHHGMPGIASAATSVLIGHIAGGTKSIRVGAGGIMLPNHSPLVIAEQFGTLESLYPGRIDLGLGRAPGSDQRTARALRRNLSSDADEFPQDVAELMDYLSEESQQAVRAVPGHGLKVPIWILGSSLFGAQLAAAMGLPYAFASHFAPQQMMQAIEIYRATFRPSAQLDKPYVMLGFNVFAADTDDEAYYLASSAQQAFINLRSGRPAKLPLPVHGFLQKIGPQEHALLEQVLSCSALGAPDTIAEKMQAFINYTGADELMITAQIHNHTARLRSYEIAAQVSKNLRPKTAAI
- a CDS encoding nucleotidyltransferase domain-containing protein, which encodes MNTTTQPMEEQEHPIDPAIRAEINATLQRIEQMHDVKVLFACESGSRGWGFASPDSDYDVRFIYANKLDWYLTVFPGRDVIELPVNEVYDVSGWDVRKALGLLRNGNATLIEWLSSPVVYAADPGFLQALQAAAREVHRPERAYYHYLHMASKNYREHLQGEMVKLKKYLYVLRPLLACLWIERDLGPVPMRFQDMVDATVEDQELLAAIAELLVIKRRAKESELSVPMPVINGFIESQLERLDSVRTSSTGDMDFSVLDRLLLDTVMKKTA